The Carassius carassius chromosome 9, fCarCar2.1, whole genome shotgun sequence genome includes a region encoding these proteins:
- the LOC132148477 gene encoding uncharacterized protein LOC132148477 produces the protein MTDLTDKGHRLAKGNEMGNRESGYVADEMERNINDENGESRNETWAKVVSRRKPDGKKNGQDRKTELQTTEGTGTNKGVGEKRNDLSQRQQMIKNLSQQTKYQRQYRKEATLTMTVKDIENTTVIMIIKSVEEKVGIGKLIGLRRKNNNEFEMTMESELDCDSLLNGIMINGKECEIRKLCATERMVSFLSLPSYIEDEEIIQKLMNWGVTPILPLRRRYHPGTTVADGTRFIKVKFPQEVTSLPYNTRFMTEEGVQYYRVIHDNQLKTCRICVSVEHEKKDCPQFKCRDCLEQGHYARDCKVPRCQGCDKAIMRCRCEMDHEVNEDTNMEVQEGMGDTATEHLNDSLRQTQGEEDEQDNEEEEETSKDENEEKNKDGEQGMEMGEGVDKEERNLINKDFSKEKEEVDTTGMDCEKGQEKEKDEDKGMKILPEVREAENGGRIFGLENKGIERLNRGVKARTKGGVDIQQVLKKQKIRREELKERRKVEMGEARHVFFKDNETN, from the coding sequence atgaCGGATTTAACTGACAAAGGACACAGACTGGCAAAAGGAAATGAGATGGGGAACAGAGAATCAGGATATGTCGCAGACGAGATGGAAAGGAATATAAATGACGAGAATGGTGAAAGCAGGAATGAAACATGGGCAAAGGTGGTTTCAAGGAGAAAAccagatggaaaaaaaaatggacaGGACAGAAAAACAGAACTACAAACAACTGAAGGTACTGGAACTAATAAAGGAGttggagaaaaaagaaatgatttaTCTCAACGACAGCAAATGATAAAGAACTTGAGCCAACAAACAAAGTATCAGAGGCAATACAGAAAAGAAGCAACATTAACAATGACTGTAAAAGATATAGaaaatacaacagtaataatgataattaaatcaGTTGAAGAGAAAGTAGGAATTGGAAAACTGATCGGACTAAGAAGAAAGAATAACAATGAATTTGAAATGACTATGGAGAGTGAGTTGGACTGTGATTCACTGTTGAATGGAATCATGATTAACGGAAAAGAATGTGAGATAAGGAAACTGTGTGCAACAGAAAGAATGGTATCTTTCTTGAGTCTGCCCAGCTATATAGAAGATGAGGAAATTATTCAAAAATTGATGAATTGGGGAGTTACTCCCATATTGCCTCTAAGAAGGAGATATCATCCGGGGACAACAGTGGCGGACGGAACACGTTTTATAAAGGTAAAGTTTCCACAAGAAGTGACATCTTTGCCATATAATACCAGGTTCATGACTGAAGAAGGAGTGCAGTACTACAGAGTGATTCATGACAACCAATTGAAGACATGCAGGATCTGTGTAAGTGTGGAACATGAGAAAAAGGACTGTCCGCAATTCAAATGTCGAGACTGTCTTGAGCAGGGGCATTATGCGCGGGACTGCAAAGTCCCACGGTGCCAAGGCTGCGACAAAGCAATCATGAGATGCAGATGTGAGATGGACCATGAGGTAAATGAGGACACAAATATGGAAGTACAGGAGGGGATGGGAGATACTGCAACTGAGCATTTAAATGATTCACTGCGGCAGACTCAAGGAGAGGAAGATGAACAGGacaatgaggaagaggaggaaaccAGCAAAGATGAGAATGAAGAAAAGAACAAGGATGGAGAACAAGGAATGGAGATGGGAGAAGGAGTAGACAAAGAGGAAAGAAATCTGATTAACAAAGACTTTTCTAAGGAAAAGGAAGAAGTGGACACGACTGGGATGGACTGTGAAAAAGGtcaagaaaaggaaaaggatGAGGATAAGGGAATGAAGATACTGCCTGAGGTAAGAGAAGCGGAAAATGGGGGGAGGATTTTTGGATTGGAAAATAAAGGAATAGAAAGACTGAATAGAGGTGTAAAAGCAAGAACAAAAGGTGGAGTAGACATTCAACAGGTTCTTAAAAAGCAGAAAATAAGAAGAGAAGAGCTGAAGGAAAGGAGGAAAGTGGAAATGGGGGAAGCAAGACATGTTTTCTTTAAAGACAATGAAACTAATTGA